Within the Miscanthus floridulus cultivar M001 chromosome 2, ASM1932011v1, whole genome shotgun sequence genome, the region TGGAGCCACCGACGTGGCCAACCAGCCACGGACCACCTCCGGTCGAATTGCGGCCACCCCCCGGTGCGCGTGGGCCGGGCGAAGCCCGCCTCCCTCCCCTTGCCGTCCTCCCAGCCCCAAGTGCATCCTCAGACGGAGCACGATCCAGTCCCATGTGCAGTGCTCTCACTAGTCACCACTCCGACGGCCTCTGTGTGTCCTGCCGGCATGGTCAGTTGCTTCGTCCCGTCAGCTGAACTGCTGAAAGCTATGCCTTTCGCCTGTCACTCACTTCATACTCCATTTCGTGCATATCGTTGTTCTCCATCCCAGGTAGCCTCTCCTTCCAGCTAAAATTGTGTCGAATTTTTACCAACAAATGTCATGATTGGTAGCCTGTATGCCCACGCCCACACGGCTCTCTCTGGTTGGCACAATACAACATCAGAGAGCTAGCTTCAATAGATGGTGCTCTCAAAGAAGACCTGCATGGCTGCATCAACGAATTGCAGGAGATCGCCACATTATGGAGCATCGCATTGGGGATGAACGCCAAATGATGGTCAACTCAAAGGACGTTTTTCATGCCTGCAACGTATTCGACAAAATGTCCATAACCTAACACAATAAGCTACAGAGCCGTGTCAATATAATACATGATGAATTATTATGATAAATTATCAGTCCCATATTTATATTTTTAAGGACGCTATAAACTTGGATAACACAATTCTTTGGAGTTTCAGTGGCATCGATGTCTGAAATACATaccctttttattgtaataatgCTTCTGCTTATTATAAGAAATAGGGTAGACTAAATACAATTATACCTTGCTATGCCCTTGTTCATCTGAGGTTACTCTACGTGTTAGCTATGTATAATTTTTTACATATTCATGAACAAAAATATTGTGAACAAGAAGCTGATGTGAAACCGACAAGAGTTGTAATCTATGTTTTTCTTAGTTATATAGCACCTTTTGAGAAGGTAAGTCTTCTATTCTTAGCTGTTATTTTcaagctaaactatagtactgaATCTAAATTgataataaaatatgatttgttctaCCACAGACTAGGCAAGGTATATTTTGCACAGCCCCGAAGTGGCATACTGATTTTGACTCAGACCAATAGCCTAAAGCATCTGAAAAGGCCATGAAGTACTACATAAATATATCTTAAGTATAGCATATACCTTCACTCAGTTGGCTTTCCCTTAGCTTTTTTTGTCATGCTGATCTATGTTTCCTCCATAGGTTATGTTCCTAGAATTGTTTTAGCAATAAAAAAATTGTACTTCATTCATTACTAAAGAAATTTATGCATGTCAGACCATCATTGGATCCATGATCATGGTGTGTCCGCTGACCAAGCTCTCCATCCCAGTATTCTCTCTAGGCTCCTAGCCTAAATAATTCATTGCAATGAACAAGCTATAAAAGTTCACTCGAGTGAATATTTTTATCTACTTCACTGCTCTCACATTATGAGACTTCCATTGTGGTATTTCTGCCTTTTGGATCCGAACTGTTTTAAATTTTGGCCTGGTACACTTCAGTATACGTTTCTTCATACCTTCTCAGCATGGCTCTAGAAAACTATCCAGGTAAAAATTTTCATCAATGTCTCAACTACCATATGAAAAATAGAATCATCACAAGGTTTTGCCTTCTCAGTATATATACTAAAGAGGGAGATAACAATTTCATGATACATATATCCTCCGCTGGCCTCCTCCATGGAGGGCGCGGCAAAGCCGTGCTTGAGTTTCTAGTACATAATTTTTGTTACGCACtcagatatacattatgtctaggtATAGAGGCTGGAATACGTTTACTACTCGATCCTTACCAAAAGTAAACCCACACTATCATAAATATATACGGATCGGAGGAGTGTTATTAGAGTTTACCATACTCGACGACCCATCTGTGGAACGGTGGCAGCAAGATGGGCATGATGTCATGGCAACCGACGTCCAGGTGCGGAACCCTTATCCGGCTGGCACGCGCCAGCCGCTTCACCTCCGGCAAGGACCCGGCCAGGAAACGGTAGGGTGGCCCCCGGATGCCCTGCCTCGCGAACGACCGCGCCACGGCCCGCGGTTGCCACACGAGGCGCCGCCACAGCGCGAGCAGCAGCGCCAAGAGTACTGCAGCCAGCAGCAGGGGCGGCGGCGCCCACGGCCACTGGTCGGCCTCCATATATGCCACAACCGCAAGGCGGGCTATTCATTCATCAGCTCGATCGATCTCGTATGCATGCGTAGTCGTCCTCTCCTAGCTCTAGTTGTACGTTGGCGTCCTCATGGGAATTGCAGGGCCGCCCACACGTTCGCCGTGATCGATGGCTTCTCTCGCAGAAACTCTCCGTCTACTAGCCGGTTGTTGCTTGTGTGTGTGGAGCGCTTCTTCGGTGATGTACGCGCGCGCATATCGTGTGATGTGACAAGTTTGAGACTCGCTACATACACTTGTGTGTTAGCGTTTTTGCTAACTTGTCAATTAGTACTAGGTGAGTGTCATTGCGTTGGAAAAAAAAATCTAGTGGATCGGTGCCAAATTGCTAAAGTAGTATAAGAGAGTATATTCCCTTATATCTAAGGGGGCAGTCCTATCTCTGAAATCACAGGTATAGTTTTCTTTTTTGCGAAAGAACAGGTATGGTTTTCATAGATACcacatcatcatcaagtcactGCACCAAGAAACTTCATCGTGCAACGCCTAGCTCCTTCAGTAGAGGTCTAGTAATAATTTTGTTGCCATTCTCTTTCGACACACCTTCTCGTTCCCCTATCCACTTCTCCCTTCACCGTCCTCTTGGTTTCTTCTCTCCCGACTCCACGACGAGAGGGCTGCTATATTTTTTTTGTGGGCAACTTTGATCCATGAGAATATTTTTAGTTTTTAAGATTTACTTAAAAAGGGTGCATGGGAGGGGGGCATATGTTGGCGACTAAAATTAGTAAGGGAAATCATCTTAATCGATTTCAAAGGGTGTTAAATCATAATTTTGACTTCACCATTTTGTAGCATTTGATAAGATGGTAAAAAAAACATTTGTGGGACATCCATTTTGGAATTCGGATGAGGTAGTTATTGTAATACCAGAGCCCATTATAAGCATGTATTAGTTGTATTGTTACCCCATGTGGCATGTGTGGTTGTGGTTGATGGATGTAGTACCACCTTGGAAATTTAGAAGTGTAAGGGTCAGCTTATAATCCTTGTCATTCTAAACGTAGCACCTTCAGGTTAACCTttttacacgaagcgaggacgaTAGTGTAAGACAGGTGATACGTGTATGTAGACCCATTCCACATGTGGAGCCGGACCATATAAGCAGATTTTGGACGCATGGTCTTGCAGTTATGGCCATTAGAAGATCCAAGCTTGTAGAAACCAGCTTAGCTTGTTTGGAAGACTAATCTGAGTTAAAAGTTAGATTTTACATTGGAATTGGAATCTGAGTTAAAAGTTAGATTTTTTCACTGGAAATTGGAATCCAGCTTAGCTTGCGCTTAGCTTGTTTGGCAGACATATGAGTTAAAAGTTAGATTTTTACACTGGGATTGTAAGGAGTTTCAACTCTATTTTAAGCCAAGAGACCTCCCCACAAGGTAAATATGTAGGTCTAAGAGCAATTGATACACACCCAATCAAATTAAAACAAtctatttcttctcttttttgtcTTGTCTTCCTTATCCTTGTGTTGCCAAACCCCTACTCGATGTACATATTTTGATTTTACGATTAGCGGTGTCGTCCTAGACTTGCTGCTTGTAGGGCAATCCAATGATGCCCATGCCCTAATAATAGGTTCCCTCTCATCTGAGAGTTTCAACGATTTTTTTACTAGCATGCTTAGAATCTAAGTCATTCATCATGAAATATGCGTGATAGATATTCGTTATTGGTTACTTGGTTTAGTCATGAATCGTTCACCACGAAAGCATGATAATTACCCTCTCTTAGGCAATACCCGTGAGTTCTTGCTTGACCAATTTCTACATATTTGTAGCGAGTTGACCCGACCGGATCCACACAAGCTAGTGGTTTGGTGTTTGACCAAACTCTGCGTGACCTTTGACAGTAGACACAAGAGAAGAAATGTCATTGTGTTTCAGCTCTACGACTCATGTACCAatgtctctctttttttcttgttAACAATATATGTCTTATATCTTCTAGTGAGGATATGAGCTACCTTAGTTGTTCGAGAATGTGGATCAGATCATCTAGGTAAGTCCTCTTACCTCAATGGAGCGAATTTAGGTGCCTATTTTCTCCTCAATATAAAATGCCTCCTAGATCTTGTTTTTTTGTCTTATCTTCTAGtgggaaaaagtctactccaccccccCAACTATGGgggtggtctacataaccccctcaactatgaaacggtctgatttaccccctgaactttacAAAACcgtctaattaattacagataaaattggatttttcaattaatctaaagctacagcaaaaactttgtactaaagcatactatattatatattcactgtatagatctactcatgtggagtccaacaaaattagattttctattttatgattttactgtagcaaaccgccgctgaaaaccgtctggggggtaaaatagacggttttggaaagttcagggggtaaatcaGACctgtttcatagttgagggggttacgTAGACCACCCCCCATAGTTggggggtggagtagactttttccaccAATAAATCATGATGCCTGGAGTAAATTACATTGTTGGTCCCTAAACTAGCACACGATTCTCATCTAGGTCCCCAAACTATGAAATTGCATATATAAGTCCCTAAACTAGTTAAGTATACCATCTCGGTCCAAAACAGCTACGTCAAAGTCCATTAGCTGACGTCACGCTCCAGTGTGAAACTGGCATGGGTTCGTAGCTCATAATTACAGGAACGGACCCTAAACTAACATGTGATTCCCACCTGGGTCACAAACTATAAATTTACTCATCTAGGTCCCACTAATAGAGAAATGACTTTCGGTTCGTACTTTTAGTCTCGGTTGTGTTGGGATCCGGGACTAATGTGAGCATTAGTCCTGAGTCTAAATTTTACAGGCACCAAAGGCTCTTTTAtctcggttggtaacaccaactaggactaaaagCCACCCTTtatcaacccggactaaagggtgaccttttagtctCGGTTAGTGTCATAAACCCAAATTAAAGGtctcccacccgggactaaaggttccccaCGGGTGAAATCAAAACGAGAGCGCCCAGGACTTTGTCAGATGTGGTGTGCAATTGAGTTGGTAAGGAAGCTACGCGCGAGGAAAAGGGTCTTGGGTTCAAAACTCACGTATTGCAAGAGCGGTCTCCCAGGATTTAAGCTATTTTTTTAGTCCCGGTGATggtctttagttccggttgggaaaccgggactaaaaccagTTCCCAACTGGGATTCAATCCCACCTGTTTACTAGTGCAACCTCTTAACAGCAGAATTGTAACGTGCCATTTATCACACACTAGTCATATATTCACTTTCACACTCAAGAACGAGCTTTTACAATCTTTCTCAGCCATCCACGTTCCTGACGATGAGAGGCATCCCAAGCTTGGGTGTCAAGGAAAGGAGATACTTGGGCTTGTGAACATAATCtggggagagggagaaggagaacCTCCCGAGGATCATCGCCATGACAACCTGTACTTCTACGATGCCGAAGCTCTGTCCAGTGCACACTCTCGGGCCCAGGGAGAAAGCCAGCAGCCCCTTGGGATCCTTAGCGGCCTTTGTGAGGCCATGCTCGAACCTCATGGGGTTGAACTCGTCGGCGTCGGGGCCCCAGACCTGCTTGTCCCGGTGCAGCATGGCGATGGGGATCGAGATGACGGTGCCCTGGGGCACATTGATGCCTCCAAGGACGGCGTCCGATGCAGCTCTCCGCTGTATGTACACGATGGGAGGGTAGAGGCGCGACGTCTCCAGCAACACCATGTatagctgcatgcatgcatgggccaTGGGTGAGTGTTTGTTTACATATGGTGCAGTGCAGCAGCATGCTCATCGCATTGGTTACCAGCTTGAGCTTGGCGAGAACATCGGCGTGGGggacctcgccgtcgccgtcgccggtggAGAATTCCCGGACAACCTCCTCCCTGACTTTGTGCTGCCACTTCGGGTGCACGGCGAGCAGGAACATGGCCCAGACGAGGAGGGTGGCCGTGGTCTCCTGCCCCGCGGCGAAGAAGGTCTTGCACTCGTCGATCACCTCGTCGGTTGTCAGCGTCTCGCCGTTGTtgccatgctgctgctgctgcggtgtcCACGCCTCTAGCAACAGCCCGAGTAGGTCGCCCCCGCCGCCATTGCCGCGCCCACCACACTTGGCTCCGTGGGCGGCCAGCCGCGCCTGCATGATGGACATGATCTTGCTTCTCAGCTGTTTGTTCAGACGCCGGACGTGCAGGTTACGCCGAGTTGGCAGATACctaaacaaacaaaacaaaattactcGGTTGTTGGTGCTGCATGCACAAGTGAATACAGAATAGTAGTAGCACCAGCACCAGGTGAGTGTACCAGAGTATTGGAGCATCCAGCGTTGCCGCAGTGGCGAGCTTCTGCATCTCCCGCATCAAGACGATGACCTCCTCGACCTCCCGGTGGCTCGTGCCAAAGGCGACGCGGCCGTTGACCTTGGCGGTCAGGTCGTTGAAGGCGTGGATCATGTCTATCTCGGCTGATTCCTTGTCGCCGCTTTGGTGAATCTGCTCGCGCCATCGCTGCATCATCTGCTTGGTTACCTCTGCCGTCACCGCCGACATGCTCTGAACACGCGCAGCAGGCCGGGCAAATGAAATCAATCAGCAGTCAGTTGCTATATTATATACTACTTGTAATAATGTTTGAAAGCAGGAAAGAAGGCTCATGCATGTTCTATCTCATGACCTTGATCGTCTCATGGTTGAACGCGGGGAGGACCACTTTGCGGTGCCGCTTCCAATCGTCTCCGTTTATCAGTATGACACCGTTGCCGAAGAGGAACTTGAGCACGGGGATCATGAAGTCCTTCTGATACAGGCCCGTCCTGTCCGTCAGCACTTGCTTAATCAGCTGTAGATCAGTGGAGAAGAGAGCGGGAATCGGCCCGATCCAGAACAGAAACGTTCTCCCTGTAACAATCATGGAACATATGTATATTGATGATGAGGTTCAGTTTACTCAAAATCTTAAAGATAATTCTCGCAAAAAAAAATCTTAAAGATAATGTCTTGCCAGCACTGGTTCACGAGTCACGACCAATTGCATCCAATTGCATAGTTGTTAACACTTTTTTCTAAAGACgaagggaaaaaaaaaagaattagcACTGATAGTCATCAGTTTTGCCTACCATAGTCAGCGACCCATCTGTGGAACTGCGGCAGGAGGACGGGCATGATGTCGTGGCAGGCGGCGTCCAGGGGCGCCACCCCTCTCCGGCCGGCCATCAGCAGCCGCTTC harbors:
- the LOC136539808 gene encoding cytochrome P450 709B2-like; the encoded protein is MVVAVQLAALLALLLALWRLAWRPHAVARSFARQGVRGPPYTFLAGSLPEAKRLLMAGRRGVAPLDAACHDIMPVLLPQFHRWVADYGRTFLFWIGPIPALFSTDLQLIKQVLTDRTGLYQKDFMIPVLKFLFGNGVILINGDDWKRHRKVVLPAFNHETIKSMSAVTAEVTKQMMQRWREQIHQSGDKESAEIDMIHAFNDLTAKVNGRVAFGTSHREVEEVIVLMREMQKLATAATLDAPILWYLPTRRNLHVRRLNKQLRSKIMSIMQARLAAHGAKCGGRGNGGGGDLLGLLLEAWTPQQQQHGNNGETLTTDEVIDECKTFFAAGQETTATLLVWAMFLLAVHPKWQHKVREEVVREFSTGDGDGEVPHADVLAKLKLLYMVLLETSRLYPPIVYIQRRAASDAVLGGINVPQGTVISIPIAMLHRDKQVWGPDADEFNPMRFEHGLTKAAKDPKGLLAFSLGPRVCTGQSFGIVEVQVVMAMILGRFSFSLSPDYVHKPKYLLSLTPKLGMPLIVRNVDG